A genomic region of Thermodesulfovibrio aggregans contains the following coding sequences:
- a CDS encoding PHP domain-containing protein: MLLCDFHIHTKYSDGSMELRKVIDIFGQAGFDVIAITDHVVNGDSMIGKLAYRFRFTITEKNFDEYIENIKYEAERAWNKYEMLVIPGVEISKNYLSSEKSAHLLIIDIKDFIPACDSYESIFLQAKKQNALVIACHPHHMKGEIRNTLYLWKNRQKYGKYIDAWEIANRDDVFRVVSLKKYPYIANSDFHKPRHLYSWKTLLNCDKNVESVKNCIKNNKGVAITLFRG, encoded by the coding sequence ATGCTTTTATGCGACTTTCATATTCATACCAAATACTCAGATGGCTCAATGGAATTAAGAAAAGTCATTGATATTTTTGGACAGGCAGGTTTTGATGTAATTGCCATCACAGATCATGTCGTAAATGGGGACAGCATGATTGGCAAACTTGCATACAGATTCCGCTTTACAATTACTGAGAAAAATTTTGACGAATACATTGAAAACATAAAATATGAAGCAGAAAGAGCATGGAATAAATATGAAATGCTCGTTATTCCAGGAGTTGAGATAAGCAAGAACTATCTTTCCTCTGAAAAATCAGCTCATTTACTGATAATTGATATAAAGGATTTTATTCCAGCCTGTGACAGTTATGAGTCAATATTTCTGCAAGCAAAAAAACAGAATGCCCTTGTGATTGCCTGCCATCCCCATCACATGAAAGGTGAGATAAGGAATACGCTTTATCTATGGAAAAACAGACAAAAATACGGCAAATACATAGATGCCTGGGAGATTGCAAACAGAGATGATGTTTTCAGGGTTGTAAGCCTAAAAAAATATCCCTATATAGCAAATAGCGATTTTCACAAACCAAGACATCTTTACTCTTGGAAAACACTTCTTAATTGCGATAAAAATGTCGAGTCAGTCAAAAACTGTATAAAGAACAACAAAGGCGTAGCAATAACACTTTTTAGGGGGTAA
- a CDS encoding ceramide glucosyltransferase, which yields MLTIILLVISLSFTAYLVQILALRKKLKESHSSDFNPPVSIIKPLKGLDDNLFDNLESFCKQDYPVYEVILSLQDHNDPAYRVAEKIRKKYPDIVRIVVDNSSRALNPKVKNMLSAYRESKYEYFLISDSNVYVDKDYLRKTVSAMDENTGLVTNLIVGVRGKSIGALLENLQLNSFILLSVCFLDKFLKMPCSIGKSMLMRKRDFEEIGGLNAVSNVLAEDYIIGKLIHEHGKKVVLSNYLIKNVNEYWSIRRFLNRHTRWAKIRWKIAGFKYFVEPINNPLFLAALVPVLEGFTRLSIAFFFIACLYKILIDVYVARLVNFKIGFSSLLIPIKDLLIGFLWVVPLFSSRLMWRDNIYKIGKDTVLFEQRNSWSIKNIFVKFKEAFIS from the coding sequence ATGTTAACGATTATTTTATTAGTTATTTCTCTGAGTTTCACAGCCTATCTGGTTCAGATTTTAGCACTTAGAAAAAAACTAAAAGAGAGTCATTCATCTGATTTTAATCCGCCCGTGTCAATTATCAAGCCTCTTAAAGGGCTTGATGATAATCTTTTTGACAATCTTGAGAGTTTCTGTAAGCAGGATTATCCGGTTTATGAGGTCATACTGTCTTTGCAGGATCACAACGATCCAGCTTACAGGGTAGCAGAAAAAATCAGAAAGAAGTATCCAGATATTGTCAGGATCGTAGTTGACAACTCTTCAAGGGCATTAAATCCAAAGGTAAAGAACATGCTATCTGCCTACAGAGAGTCAAAGTATGAATATTTTTTAATAAGTGATAGCAATGTATATGTGGATAAGGATTATCTAAGAAAAACAGTTTCTGCAATGGATGAAAACACAGGACTTGTTACAAATTTAATAGTAGGAGTTAGAGGTAAAAGCATTGGTGCACTACTTGAAAATCTTCAGCTTAATTCCTTTATTCTGCTAAGTGTTTGTTTTCTTGACAAGTTTTTGAAAATGCCCTGTAGCATCGGTAAATCAATGCTAATGAGAAAAAGAGATTTTGAAGAGATTGGCGGACTCAATGCTGTAAGTAATGTTCTTGCAGAAGATTACATTATCGGAAAATTAATTCATGAGCATGGTAAAAAGGTAGTTCTCTCAAATTATTTAATTAAAAATGTAAACGAATACTGGTCAATTAGAAGGTTTTTGAACAGACACACAAGGTGGGCAAAAATCAGATGGAAGATTGCTGGCTTTAAGTATTTTGTAGAGCCAATAAATAATCCTTTATTTTTAGCAGCACTTGTTCCTGTTTTGGAAGGTTTTACAAGACTATCAATAGCCTTTTTCTTTATTGCCTGTCTATACAAGATTTTGATTGATGTATATGTAGCCAGGCTTGTAAACTTCAAAATTGGTTTTTCCAGCTTACTTATTCCCATTAAAGATCTTTTAATTGGTTTTTTATGGGTTGTTCCGCTTTTTTCAAGCAGGTTAATGTGGAGGGATAATATCTATAAAATTGGAAAAGATACAGTGCTTTTTGAGCAAAGAAACTCTTGGAGTATAAAGAATATATTTGTTAAATTCAAGGAAGCATTTATTTCTTAG
- a CDS encoding metallophosphoesterase family protein: MRIAVIGDIHGNMEALKVAYEVAQKSGAEKIFHLGDLGGYAPFVNEVVDFLIENNIPGVQGNYDEAVAFNKEHCGCKYEDDFQAEMAHLSFEWTKKNVNEKAREYMKSLPFRVDFEVESKKISIFHATPTKNNLYWYEQRQDKFFLLMAKKAGADVMIYGHTHIPYFKQLNGKYFINAGSVGKPKDGDPRTCVCIIDILRDTVKVEFIRKEYDIKKVVDSIIERGLPTYFAIKLMKAK, encoded by the coding sequence ATGAGAATTGCAGTTATTGGAGATATTCATGGCAATATGGAAGCACTCAAAGTAGCCTATGAGGTTGCTCAAAAAAGTGGTGCCGAGAAAATTTTTCATCTTGGTGACCTTGGTGGATATGCCCCTTTTGTAAATGAGGTTGTTGATTTTTTAATTGAGAATAATATCCCTGGAGTTCAAGGTAATTATGATGAGGCAGTTGCCTTTAATAAAGAGCACTGTGGTTGTAAGTATGAAGATGACTTTCAGGCAGAGATGGCTCATCTTTCCTTTGAATGGACAAAGAAAAATGTAAATGAAAAGGCAAGAGAATACATGAAGAGTCTTCCTTTTAGGGTTGATTTTGAAGTTGAGAGTAAAAAAATTAGTATCTTTCATGCTACACCTACCAAGAATAATCTTTACTGGTATGAACAAAGGCAGGACAAATTTTTTCTTCTCATGGCTAAAAAAGCTGGAGCAGATGTTATGATTTATGGACATACACATATACCCTATTTTAAACAGCTCAATGGAAAATACTTTATAAATGCTGGAAGTGTAGGAAAACCAAAGGATGGTGATCCGAGAACCTGTGTTTGCATTATTGATATTTTAAGGGATACTGTCAAGGTAGAATTCATCAGAAAAGAGTATGACATTAAAAAAGTTGTTGATTCAATCATTGAAAGGGGTCTCCCCACATACTTTGCTATAAAACTTATGAAAGCAAAATAG
- a CDS encoding response regulator: protein MNRGKILLIDDKEEDLRVTKELLEKAGYTVIENLGWLGSTKMIKTFKPDLVLLDVNMPALSGDRLYDLFEQSVRADGIPVIFYSSLEESLLKRLVLQKQVRDYIAKGDVFLLYKKISHHIKKAH, encoded by the coding sequence ATGAACAGAGGAAAAATTTTATTAATCGATGACAAAGAAGAAGACCTGAGAGTTACAAAAGAACTTCTTGAAAAGGCTGGTTACACCGTTATTGAGAACCTGGGCTGGTTAGGCTCAACAAAAATGATTAAGACATTTAAACCTGATTTGGTTCTTCTTGATGTAAATATGCCAGCTCTTTCAGGAGATAGACTGTACGATTTGTTTGAACAAAGTGTAAGGGCAGACGGAATTCCAGTTATATTTTATTCATCTCTTGAAGAGAGCTTGTTGAAAAGATTGGTTCTTCAGAAGCAGGTTAGAGACTACATTGCAAAGGGTGATGTTTTCCTGCTTTATAAAAAAATTTCCCATCACATCAAAAAAGCCCATTAG
- the aroD gene encoding type I 3-dehydroquinate dehydratase, with product MSLINIPAIAVVLNDRDVLSLDRKLLTEADLIELRVDMFENTQEVEKIFSIAKTKFNLPLLCTIRAIKEGGKRDIPDRLDVYVRLIPFCDFFDIEIFSDEAETLRKISFKHNIKLIASYHRFDLTPSLDELEMVFEKGKRLGADIVKIATMVNEKEDIERLTIFLLKQKHENIVVIGMGEKGKPTRVIFPFLGSLITYASLNISSAPGQISLSDMASIFKKIGLRK from the coding sequence ATGAGTCTAATAAATATACCAGCTATAGCTGTAGTTTTAAATGATAGAGATGTTTTATCCTTAGACAGAAAATTATTAACTGAAGCTGATCTTATTGAATTGCGGGTTGATATGTTTGAGAATACTCAGGAAGTTGAGAAAATTTTTTCTATTGCAAAAACAAAGTTTAATCTTCCTCTTCTCTGTACAATAAGAGCAATAAAAGAGGGTGGCAAAAGAGACATTCCTGATAGACTTGATGTATATGTTAGATTAATTCCCTTTTGTGACTTCTTTGATATAGAGATTTTCTCTGATGAAGCAGAGACTCTACGCAAAATTAGTTTTAAACACAACATAAAACTCATAGCTTCCTATCATAGATTTGATTTGACTCCTTCATTAGATGAACTGGAAATGGTCTTTGAAAAAGGCAAAAGGCTTGGTGCAGATATTGTTAAGATTGCCACAATGGTAAATGAAAAAGAGGATATTGAAAGACTTACCATTTTTCTATTGAAACAAAAACATGAGAACATTGTTGTAATTGGAATGGGAGAGAAAGGAAAACCAACGAGAGTAATCTTCCCTTTTTTGGGCTCTCTTATTACTTATGCCAGTTTGAATATATCTTCAGCTCCAGGACAGATTTCTCTGAGTGATATGGCGAGTATCTTTAAAAAAATTGGGTTGAGAAAGTAA
- the pstS gene encoding phosphate ABC transporter substrate-binding protein PstS, producing the protein MRYLSLVCFIVLLFSFTLAHSAEMINGAGATFPYPLYSTWAANYHKVTGIKINYQSIGSGGGIRQITERTVHFGASDMALKPEELEKSGLLQFPAVIGGVVPVVNIPGITSNALVLDGTTMCEIFLGEIKQWNDPKIKALNPNLQLPEKPITVVHRSDGSGTTAIFTHYLTTACKKWADSVGYGTSVSWKTGLGGKGNEGVANYVKRTPYSIGYVEFAYALQNKLSTVKLKNPAGQIVTPDFQSFAEAAATADLDPKKHFYAWMTNAPGKKAWPITGATYILLAREKTDVNKSVIKFFDWAFTNGDETAKKLDYVPLPKSVKDKIKAYWKTYIK; encoded by the coding sequence ATGCGGTACTTATCCTTAGTTTGTTTCATTGTATTGCTTTTTAGTTTCACGCTGGCACATTCTGCAGAAATGATCAATGGGGCTGGAGCTACTTTCCCTTATCCACTTTATTCAACCTGGGCAGCAAATTATCACAAAGTAACAGGAATTAAAATCAACTATCAATCAATTGGCTCTGGTGGCGGAATCAGACAGATTACAGAAAGAACAGTTCATTTTGGTGCATCTGATATGGCACTTAAACCTGAGGAATTAGAAAAATCAGGTCTTCTTCAGTTTCCTGCTGTGATAGGTGGAGTTGTGCCAGTTGTTAATATTCCTGGCATTACTTCTAATGCTCTGGTTCTTGATGGAACTACAATGTGTGAGATATTTCTTGGTGAGATTAAACAGTGGAATGACCCAAAAATCAAGGCATTGAATCCAAATCTTCAGTTGCCTGAAAAACCTATCACAGTTGTGCATCGCTCTGATGGTTCAGGAACAACTGCCATTTTTACGCATTACCTTACAACTGCATGTAAAAAATGGGCAGATTCAGTAGGTTATGGAACATCTGTAAGCTGGAAGACAGGTCTTGGTGGCAAAGGTAATGAGGGAGTGGCCAATTATGTAAAAAGAACTCCCTATTCAATTGGATATGTTGAGTTTGCATATGCCCTTCAGAATAAACTTTCTACCGTAAAGCTTAAAAACCCAGCAGGGCAGATTGTAACACCTGATTTTCAGAGTTTTGCTGAAGCAGCAGCCACTGCAGACCTTGACCCTAAAAAACACTTCTATGCCTGGATGACAAATGCACCTGGTAAGAAAGCATGGCCAATCACTGGTGCGACATACATTCTTCTTGCAAGAGAGAAAACAGATGTTAACAAATCCGTAATAAAATTCTTCGACTGGGCTTTTACAAATGGAGATGAAACTGCTAAAAAACTTGATTATGTACCTTTGCCAAAATCTGTTAAGGATAAAATAAAAGCTTACTGGAAAACATACATAAAGTAA
- the phoU gene encoding phosphate signaling complex protein PhoU: protein MGILDNELRKLKEKILILGCLVEEGIRKSVKALIDRDINLAKQVISRDNLINGLEVDINEECIRLIALRQPMAKDLRFITTAMKISTDLERMGDFAVNIAERAIELAQEPFLKPFVNIPKMAEITESMVEDAINAFVKEDVDMCYDVIKRDDKVDELLQNNHNELFGLMIKNPNIIPLALKRMFIAKYLERIADHATNIAEMVIYMVEGKMIRGSFVTEEIHKLCLEDFISRQK from the coding sequence ATGGGAATTTTAGACAATGAACTGAGAAAACTCAAGGAGAAAATACTTATACTCGGATGCCTTGTGGAAGAAGGAATAAGGAAATCTGTTAAAGCATTGATTGATAGAGACATTAATCTTGCGAAACAGGTCATATCAAGGGATAATTTAATTAATGGACTTGAGGTTGATATAAATGAAGAATGCATTAGACTTATTGCTCTGAGGCAGCCTATGGCAAAGGATTTGAGATTTATTACCACTGCAATGAAAATAAGCACTGATCTTGAGCGAATGGGTGACTTTGCAGTAAATATTGCAGAAAGAGCAATTGAACTTGCGCAGGAGCCTTTTTTAAAACCTTTTGTAAATATCCCTAAAATGGCTGAAATCACAGAAAGCATGGTAGAAGATGCAATAAATGCCTTTGTTAAGGAAGATGTTGATATGTGTTATGATGTCATAAAAAGAGATGATAAAGTTGACGAACTACTGCAGAATAATCATAATGAGCTTTTTGGACTTATGATAAAGAATCCAAATATTATCCCGCTCGCCCTTAAAAGAATGTTTATTGCTAAATATCTCGAAAGAATTGCAGATCATGCAACCAACATAGCTGAAATGGTTATTTACATGGTTGAGGGAAAAATGATAAGAGGTAGCTTTGTCACAGAGGAAATACACAAGCTTTGTTTAGAGGACTTTATATCAAGGCAGAAATAG
- a CDS encoding ClpXP protease specificity-enhancing factor SspB, producing the protein MIELTDELIKRLNELKKHTFFELLELAGRVFIVVDYDENVVIGKRGFLPEEKERGLVLVFNQRMKFQWSEDALTATLVFGNIPEKCYIPVNSIAAVFSPDLRVQLTVPIFKLSKQEETTKTEEETSKKDKNLNVINISELRKKK; encoded by the coding sequence GTGATTGAGCTTACAGATGAATTAATTAAAAGGCTTAATGAACTAAAAAAACATACATTCTTTGAATTACTTGAACTTGCTGGAAGAGTTTTTATAGTTGTTGACTATGATGAAAATGTTGTGATAGGTAAGAGAGGATTTCTTCCAGAGGAAAAAGAAAGAGGACTTGTTCTGGTATTCAACCAGAGAATGAAATTTCAATGGAGCGAAGATGCACTAACAGCAACCCTTGTATTTGGTAACATACCAGAGAAATGCTACATTCCAGTAAATTCTATTGCAGCAGTATTTTCACCGGATCTAAGAGTTCAACTTACTGTACCAATTTTTAAACTTTCCAAGCAGGAAGAGACTACAAAAACAGAGGAAGAAACTTCCAAAAAAGATAAAAACTTAAATGTCATCAATATTTCTGAACTAAGAAAGAAAAAATGA
- the lgt gene encoding prolipoprotein diacylglyceryl transferase: protein MIPYPNISPEIVKIGPLSIRWYGLMYLIGFICSYLIVKREIKRRGLRVEKDFLENLYFYLILGLLLGARLGYVIFYNLPYYINHPLEVFAIWQGGMSFHGGLIGVIVSAWLFTKAKKFDFFTLTDMLVLTAPIGLGLGRIGNFINGELYGRITDVPWAMVFPEGGPLPRHPSQLYEAALEGFALFVILWFLKDKFNRSGIVSSLFLILYGLFRFFVEFFREPDPQIGYILGIFTMGQVLCSIMIVSGSGLLFYRSRK, encoded by the coding sequence ATGATACCTTATCCAAATATAAGTCCTGAAATTGTAAAAATAGGCCCTCTTTCCATTCGCTGGTATGGATTAATGTATCTTATAGGGTTTATATGCTCCTATCTCATTGTAAAGAGAGAAATCAAGCGAAGAGGATTGAGAGTTGAGAAGGATTTTCTTGAAAATCTTTATTTTTATCTAATTCTTGGGCTTCTTTTAGGTGCCCGCCTTGGATATGTAATATTTTATAATCTACCCTATTACATAAATCATCCTCTGGAAGTTTTTGCCATATGGCAGGGAGGGATGTCATTTCACGGTGGACTTATAGGTGTAATAGTTTCAGCATGGCTTTTTACAAAAGCTAAAAAATTTGATTTTTTCACCCTTACAGACATGCTTGTTTTAACTGCTCCAATAGGACTTGGACTTGGCAGAATCGGTAATTTCATAAATGGAGAGCTTTATGGAAGAATAACTGATGTTCCATGGGCAATGGTTTTTCCTGAAGGTGGCCCTCTACCAAGACATCCAAGTCAGCTTTATGAGGCAGCACTTGAAGGTTTTGCACTTTTTGTTATTTTATGGTTTCTAAAAGACAAATTCAATCGCTCCGGGATAGTCTCATCATTATTCTTAATTTTATACGGTCTATTTCGCTTTTTTGTAGAATTTTTCCGTGAACCTGATCCTCAAATTGGCTACATCTTAGGAATCTTTACAATGGGACAGGTTTTATGTAGTATTATGATAGTGTCTGGATCAGGTTTACTCTTTTACAGGAGCAGAAAGTGA
- a CDS encoding sirohydrochlorin chelatase, with product MEKIIIVVHGSSKREANNLKEFTKNLAETLNMKPEQVKYAYLQHGNPSLEEVLLKCIEEKAQRIIIHPLFLFSGIHVSFSIPEIIEKFRKSYPDIEIYCTKPLGLHEKLIYAVKERIEEVLFNLSSYK from the coding sequence ATGGAAAAAATAATTATTGTTGTTCATGGAAGTTCTAAGAGAGAGGCGAATAATCTCAAAGAGTTTACAAAAAATCTTGCAGAAACTCTTAATATGAAACCTGAACAGGTAAAATATGCCTATCTTCAACATGGCAATCCTTCATTAGAAGAAGTTCTTTTAAAATGTATAGAGGAAAAAGCTCAAAGAATTATAATTCATCCTCTTTTTCTTTTTTCAGGAATTCATGTAAGTTTCAGCATCCCAGAAATCATTGAAAAATTTAGAAAAAGTTATCCTGATATTGAAATATATTGTACAAAACCGCTCGGTCTTCATGAGAAATTGATTTATGCAGTGAAAGAAAGAATTGAAGAAGTTTTATTCAATCTTTCCTCTTATAAATAA
- a CDS encoding methyltransferase domain-containing protein: protein MKPLKFYFDKAVDSYEKIGILQKKIALELLRKIETGKYSCIVEIGSGKGFLSIPLNEILSFEKYIHVDISLEFLKKLKTNLKGKHLFINACAEDIPLKENLADLIVSCSALHWIKEPEKSFIKIFDILKKGGQFYFSIFTSNSLKELKMISEISGFGSVFSLKKAEFYIELIKSLGFSFDYELKVYQEIYNSPKDLLIFHKLTGTNYTESKKFSGKNSFKKFCETYKKLFSNHHGVYATYEVLFIRGKIE, encoded by the coding sequence ATGAAACCTCTTAAGTTTTATTTTGATAAAGCTGTTGATAGTTACGAAAAAATTGGGATTTTACAGAAAAAGATTGCTCTTGAACTTTTAAGAAAAATTGAAACTGGTAAATACTCCTGCATTGTTGAAATTGGTAGCGGGAAAGGGTTTCTAAGTATACCTTTGAATGAGATTTTGTCTTTTGAAAAATATATTCATGTTGATATTTCTTTAGAATTTTTAAAAAAACTTAAAACAAATTTAAAAGGTAAGCACCTTTTTATTAATGCCTGTGCAGAAGATATACCTTTAAAAGAAAATCTTGCAGATTTAATAGTCAGTTGTTCGGCACTTCACTGGATTAAAGAACCTGAAAAAAGCTTTATCAAAATTTTTGATATTCTTAAAAAAGGGGGGCAGTTCTATTTTTCTATTTTTACTTCAAATAGCTTGAAAGAGTTAAAAATGATATCAGAAATTTCTGGTTTTGGTTCTGTTTTTTCTTTAAAAAAAGCTGAATTTTATATTGAACTTATTAAAAGCTTAGGATTTTCCTTTGATTATGAGCTAAAAGTATATCAAGAAATCTACAATTCACCAAAAGATTTATTAATTTTTCACAAACTAACAGGAACAAATTATACTGAAAGTAAAAAATTTTCTGGGAAAAATTCATTCAAAAAATTTTGTGAAACCTACAAGAAATTGTTCAGTAATCATCATGGAGTTTACGCAACTTACGAAGTTTTATTTATAAGAGGAAAGATTGAATAA
- a CDS encoding ABC transporter ATP-binding protein has product MLEVKDLSFKHKGESRDVLKEISFRAEKGEITTILGPNGSGKTTLFKCISGLWKHYRGEIIFDGKAVDRLSFRKRARIFSVVPQEHEPPFPYSVFDVVLMGRASYVGVFSSPGKKDYEKVNEALAIVGIEHLKDIPYTKISGGERQLTLIARAIAQESPVMLLDEPTSHLDFRNQINVIKKIKEIVKDRQLTAVMTLHDPNLSGFFSDKVVVINSGAKVAEGRPSDIITEELIKKVYGVDVKRSFIDGWSIICPLL; this is encoded by the coding sequence ATGCTTGAGGTCAAAGATTTATCTTTCAAACATAAAGGTGAAAGCAGGGATGTTCTTAAAGAAATAAGCTTTAGAGCTGAAAAAGGTGAAATTACAACGATTCTTGGACCGAATGGCTCAGGGAAGACAACGCTTTTTAAATGTATATCAGGACTGTGGAAGCATTACAGAGGTGAGATTATTTTTGATGGAAAAGCAGTTGACAGGCTTTCATTTAGAAAGAGGGCAAGAATTTTTTCAGTTGTTCCGCAGGAGCATGAGCCACCTTTTCCATACTCTGTTTTTGATGTAGTTTTAATGGGAAGAGCAAGCTATGTTGGAGTTTTTTCATCACCAGGGAAAAAAGATTATGAAAAGGTGAATGAAGCTCTGGCTATTGTTGGAATTGAACATCTTAAAGATATCCCTTACACAAAAATAAGCGGGGGTGAGCGTCAGCTTACACTAATTGCAAGAGCAATAGCCCAGGAATCACCTGTAATGCTTCTTGATGAGCCAACCAGTCATCTTGATTTTAGAAATCAGATAAATGTGATAAAAAAAATTAAGGAAATTGTTAAAGACAGGCAATTGACTGCTGTTATGACCCTTCATGACCCGAATCTCTCAGGATTTTTCTCAGATAAAGTGGTGGTAATTAATTCAGGAGCAAAGGTTGCAGAAGGTAGACCATCTGATATTATTACTGAGGAACTCATTAAAAAGGTCTATGGTGTTGATGTAAAAAGAAGTTTTATTGATGGATGGAGTATAATATGTCCGTTATTGTAG
- a CDS encoding FecCD family ABC transporter permease, whose product MKTIKAILILLSPLLIGWFALFLGAYGVTPGMVLKILLNETLHVFDIGDIPEKAIIIDIRLPRVILAGLVGAALSGAGVTLQGIFRNPLVDPFILGVSAGAAFGCAITIGFLSYLPIQFMAFVFAVASVVISYTVARTQGEVSRLPLILSGVIVSAFFTAMVSIVKFLVDPHKLQSIVYWLMGSFSLADWNTVKVAGIGVFAGIFPIFLMRWRLNVMSMGEEEAKSLGVNISRDRILFIGFSTLAVAVATSVTGIIGWVGLMVPHLVRMLTGPDHKTLLPLSLTAGASFMILADTVSRTLTSFDIPVGIITAITGAPFFIYLMKRGGKEAWGK is encoded by the coding sequence ATGAAAACTATTAAAGCGATTTTAATTCTGCTCTCACCTTTATTAATTGGCTGGTTTGCACTTTTTTTAGGTGCCTATGGAGTCACGCCTGGTATGGTTTTAAAGATTCTGCTTAATGAAACCCTTCATGTTTTCGATATTGGCGATATTCCAGAAAAAGCAATCATTATTGATATAAGGCTTCCAAGAGTTATTCTCGCAGGTCTTGTTGGTGCAGCTTTGTCTGGTGCAGGGGTTACTCTTCAGGGTATATTCAGAAACCCACTTGTTGACCCCTTTATTCTTGGTGTTTCAGCAGGTGCAGCCTTTGGATGTGCCATAACAATTGGATTTTTAAGCTATCTTCCCATTCAGTTTATGGCTTTTGTATTTGCGGTAGCATCAGTTGTAATCTCCTACACTGTTGCAAGAACGCAGGGTGAGGTATCCCGTCTTCCTCTTATTCTTTCAGGCGTGATTGTTTCAGCATTTTTTACAGCAATGGTTTCAATTGTAAAGTTTCTTGTAGACCCACATAAACTTCAGAGCATTGTCTACTGGCTGATGGGAAGCTTTTCCCTTGCTGACTGGAACACTGTGAAGGTGGCAGGCATTGGAGTTTTTGCTGGAATTTTCCCAATTTTTCTTATGAGATGGAGACTTAATGTTATGAGCATGGGAGAAGAGGAAGCTAAATCTCTTGGCGTGAACATATCAAGGGATAGGATTTTATTCATAGGATTTTCAACTCTTGCAGTAGCGGTTGCTACATCTGTTACTGGAATTATTGGATGGGTGGGGCTCATGGTTCCCCATCTTGTAAGAATGCTCACGGGACCTGACCATAAAACTCTGCTTCCATTGAGTCTTACAGCAGGAGCCTCTTTTATGATTTTAGCTGATACTGTCTCAAGAACCCTTACAAGCTTTGACATTCCTGTTGGAATAATAACTGCAATTACTGGCGCACCATTTTTTATTTACCTGATGAAAAGAGGCGGAAAGGAAGCTTGGGGTAAGTAA
- a CDS encoding DUF4198 domain-containing protein, with the protein MLRKLIFLNILLVLTFLFSLSVQAHDFWIEKKAEKFFIISGHENTTEGYNPDRVRKWIVFDSKGRSIKVNLSKTEDGAYFSENGKDIGLINVFFDNKYWVKTTEGWKNIGKREALKSGYQIIESGRSYKFAKFLNKWNDKFTKPLKTKIEIIPLNNPFNSDVLRVKVLLDGNPFREAPIFLNASHEESLKTDLDGMASIQLQKGRNIISVTTKVPAKNDPDGDVIYLRASLSFIKE; encoded by the coding sequence ATGTTAAGAAAACTTATTTTTTTGAACATCCTTTTAGTTTTAACATTTTTATTTTCTTTATCAGTGCAGGCACATGATTTTTGGATTGAAAAAAAGGCTGAAAAGTTTTTTATTATTTCTGGACATGAAAATACGACCGAAGGATATAACCCGGATAGAGTTAGAAAATGGATTGTCTTTGATAGTAAAGGTAGAAGTATTAAAGTTAATCTTTCAAAAACCGAAGATGGAGCATATTTTTCAGAGAATGGAAAGGATATTGGATTAATCAATGTGTTTTTTGATAACAAATACTGGGTTAAAACTACTGAAGGATGGAAAAACATTGGCAAGAGAGAGGCACTAAAAAGTGGTTATCAGATAATTGAATCTGGGAGATCTTATAAATTTGCAAAATTTTTAAATAAGTGGAATGATAAATTTACTAAACCATTGAAGACAAAAATTGAGATAATTCCTTTAAATAATCCCTTCAATTCAGATGTTTTAAGAGTAAAAGTTTTACTTGATGGTAATCCTTTCAGAGAAGCTCCAATATTTTTGAATGCTTCTCATGAAGAAAGTTTAAAAACAGACCTTGATGGTATGGCAAGTATTCAGCTACAAAAGGGCAGGAACATAATAAGTGTAACAACAAAAGTTCCAGCTAAAAATGATCCTGATGGAGATGTTATTTATCTAAGAGCTTCATTGTCTTTTATTAAGGAGTGA